From Glycine max cultivar Williams 82 chromosome 11, Glycine_max_v4.0, whole genome shotgun sequence, the proteins below share one genomic window:
- the LOC102665254 gene encoding calcium/calmodulin-regulated receptor-like kinase 2 isoform X1: MVDQAHLVIICISVGVALGVLIAYLIHVGIRWYKKRAHLSQSANEPSLTTIPIRTNGLKTSINFSVSLTSSIATSRSPNPHKSSCSTWWSHQNKDGFASVSGILKYSYKEIQKATQNFTNTLGEGSFGTIYKAMMPTREVVAMKMLGPNSKQGEKEFQAEVTKRN; this comes from the exons ATGGTTGATCAAGCTCATTTAGTTATCATTTGCATCTCTGTTGGGGTGGCCCTTGGAGTTTTGATAGCTTATCTCATACATGTTGGCATAAGGTGGTACAAAAAGAGAGCTCATCTTAGCCAATCTGCAAACGAGCCTAGTTTAACAACTATCCCTATACGAACAAATGGATTAAAAACTAGCATTAACTTTAGTGTTTCTCTCACCAGTTCCATAGCCACTTCAAGGTCACCAAATCCTCACAAAAGCTCGTGTTCAACTTGGTGGAGTCATCAGAATAAAGATGGTTTTGCTTCAGTATCAGGCATTTTGAAGTACTCATACAA agaaattcaaaaggcTACACAAAACTTCACAAATACATTGGGAGAAGGATCCTTTGGCACAATTTATAAAGCCATGATGCCTACACGAGAGGTGGTAGCTATGAAGATGCTTGGACCCAATTCCAAACAAGGGGAGAAAGAATTTCAAGCAGAG GTGACGAAAAGGAACTGA
- the LOC102665254 gene encoding calcium/calmodulin-regulated receptor-like kinase 2 isoform X2, whose protein sequence is MVDQAHLVIICISVGVALGVLIAYLIHVGIRWYKKRAHLSQSANEPSLTTIPIRTNGLKTSINFSVSLTSSIATSRSPNPHKSSCSTWWSHQNKDGFASVSGILKYSYKEIQKATQNFTNTLGEGSFGTIYKAMMPTREVVAMKMLGPNSKQGEKEFQAEDTA, encoded by the exons ATGGTTGATCAAGCTCATTTAGTTATCATTTGCATCTCTGTTGGGGTGGCCCTTGGAGTTTTGATAGCTTATCTCATACATGTTGGCATAAGGTGGTACAAAAAGAGAGCTCATCTTAGCCAATCTGCAAACGAGCCTAGTTTAACAACTATCCCTATACGAACAAATGGATTAAAAACTAGCATTAACTTTAGTGTTTCTCTCACCAGTTCCATAGCCACTTCAAGGTCACCAAATCCTCACAAAAGCTCGTGTTCAACTTGGTGGAGTCATCAGAATAAAGATGGTTTTGCTTCAGTATCAGGCATTTTGAAGTACTCATACAA agaaattcaaaaggcTACACAAAACTTCACAAATACATTGGGAGAAGGATCCTTTGGCACAATTTATAAAGCCATGATGCCTACACGAGAGGTGGTAGCTATGAAGATGCTTGGACCCAATTCCAAACAAGGGGAGAAAGAATTTCAAGCAGAG GATACTGCATAG